One part of the Amyelois transitella isolate CPQ chromosome 10, ilAmyTran1.1, whole genome shotgun sequence genome encodes these proteins:
- the LOC106133092 gene encoding uncharacterized protein LOC106133092, which yields MAGKGKKKDEGGEKKAKKGKGRKGKSKGCHVDMLTEAAMNNVYYACHNVQELLQARGFCPPDFNKKKKKGKR from the coding sequence ATGGCGGGTAAAGGGAAGAAAAAAGATGAGGGGGGTGAAAAGAAAGCTAAAAAAGGTAAAGGAAGGAAAGGAAAGTCTAAGGGATGCCACGTTGACATGTTGACAGAAGCCGCTATGAACAATGTGTACTATGCTTGTCATAATGTACAGGAGTTACTGCAAGCGAGAGGGTTCTGTCCACCAGATTTcaataagaagaagaagaaaggcAAGCGATGA